GCAGGATGCTTGGCCCAGGCGAGAGTTTTTACAGCCGAGGAGTAGCGCACCTGGCGTGAACTACGAGACAATAGCGGCCTCGAAAGAGGGCGCGCTGGGTGTGATTACACTCAGCCGGCCCGATGCGATGAACGCGCTGAACACCAAAATGGTCAATGAGCTCGTTTCTGCGCTTGGGGAGTTCGAGACGGACGACGGGGTGAGATGCGTTGTGATTGCGGGGAGCGAGAGGGCGTTTTCTGCGGGGGCCGACATCAAAGAGATGGCGGACATGACGGCGGTCCAGATGACGATGACTGGTCACTTCTTCCCGCTGTGGGACCGTGTGGGGAGGTACCCGAAGCCGATAGTCGGGGCATTGAGCGGTTTCGTCCTGGGAGGAGGGCTGGAGCTGGCGATGTGCTGCGACGTCCTGATAGCGTCTGAGACGGTCCAGCTCGGCCAGCCGGAAATCGACATCGGCGTCATCCCGGGGGGAGGGGGGACCCAGAGGTTGACCAGGGCAGTCGGGAAGTACAAGGCGATGGAGATGGTACTCACGGGGAAGAGGATCGGGGCAGAGGAGGCGAAGACCCTCGGGCTAGTAAGCAGGGTCGTGCCGAAGGAGGCGTACCTGACGGAAGCGAAGAAGGTGGCCAACGAGATAGCTGCGAGGTCCCCGGTGGCGGTCCGGCTGGCAAAGATGGCGGTCAACAAAGCCTTCGAGATGGGGCTCTCCGACGGCCTGGACTTCGAAAGGGAGCTCTTCTATTTGCTCTTCGCGTCCGAGGACAAGGTGGAGGGAATGAAGGCATTCATGGAGAAGCGCAAGCCGGAATTCAAGGGGAAGTAGTTGAACCTCGAGACTGTGAAGACGGAGGCGAAAAAAGGGGTCTACTGGATCACTCTAAACCGGCCCGACAAGCTGAACGCCTTCAATGAGCAGATGGGAATCGACCTGATGGAGGCACTCAAGGAGGGGGAGAAGGCGACTGAGGTGCGCTGTCTGGTCCTGACCGGGGAAGGGAGGGCGTTTTCCGTAGGTGAGGACCTGAACACCAACAGGGCGAGCTACGACAGCGGGAAGCCGAACCTGCTTGGAGAGGTCCTCAAGAGGAAATACAACCCGATTGTTCAGCGGATTAGGAAGATGGACAAGCCGGTCCTGGCTGGGGTGAATGGAGTGACCGCAGGAGCGGGGCTGGGGTTGGCGCTGGCTTGCGACATGAGGGCAGCTTCGGAAAAGGCGACGTTCCACGAAGCGTTCATCAAGGTGGGCCTGGCGCCGGACTCGGGTACCAGCTTCTGGCTGACGAGGATCCTGGGCCTCGCCAAGGCGATGGAGGTGGGGCTCCTGGGGGAGCCCATCGGTTCCACCATGGCGCTGAACCTGGGCCTGGTGAACTGGGTCTTCCCTGACGACAGGTTCAGGGACGAGCTCATCGAGATCGCCGAAAGACTGGCATCAGGTCCGACCCGAGCGATGGGACTTACAAAGAGGGCTCTCAACAGGGCCATTGTCGTGGACATGGACTCAGCCCTGGAGTATGAGACTTACCTGCAGGACATAGCGGGGAGGACGAAGGACCACGTCGAAGGAGTCAGGGCCTTCTTCGAGAAACGGGAAGCGAACTTTTCGGGTCAATAGGAGGCGGCGCTTCTGGACACAGCAGGAATAATGCAGCTCGCTCTGGGCATGGCCAGGATGTCGAAGGTCCCCGCGGACAGCGGGGTCTGGGTCCCAGGGAAGGATATCCAGAAGGTCCTCTTCGCATTGGACGCGGGAGCGCCCGAGCTCATTCTGGCGAAGGAAAAAGGATACGACCTGCTCATTGCGCACCACCCCGTCGGGCCGGCGAGGCTCACGTTCCCCCGGGTGGTCGAGAGACATGTCGGATTCATGATGGAGAAGGGAGTCCCAGAAGAGGTCGCGGAGAGGGCAACCGAGGAACTGGTGAGTAGGATCGAGGTCAAGGCCCATCCGACCAACTACCAGCAGGACGTGGACTTCGCGAAAAAGCTCGGGATCCCCTTCATGAACATACACTTGCCCATCGACCAAGTCACCAGGGAGTTCCTCCTGGGCGCCATCGGGAGGTCGAGGGCGAGGACGGTGGGGGAGCTCGTGGACAAGCTAGAGAGGATTCCAGAGTTCAGGAAGGCGAAGACACGAATCGAGGTCAGGATGGGGGAGAGGAAGGACCCCCTGGGCAAGTGGGTTCTCGTCTTCGCGGCAGGGACCAACGGCGGATTCCCGGTCGCGACAGCGTACTTCGACCACGGCATCGATACGGTGATCTACCTTCACATCGACTACGACGAGCTCATTAGACTGAGGAAGGACTCCAAGGGAAGCCTTGTCGTGCTGGGTCACATGGCCGGAGATTCGATCGGGATCAACCTCTTTCTTCGGAAGCTGCGCACCAGGGGAATCAGGTCGGACACCCTCGGGGTAGTGCGCTAGGCTAAGCGGTCGGGAAGTCGCGAACTTTCCGCAGCGGCGAGAAGACGACCCACAAGAAGGCGAAGGAAGCGAAGACTATCATGAGGCCAATCGTTAGATGAATCCCCAGAACAATGGAAAGCACTCCTCCGACAATCGAGCCGAGGGGATTGACCCCCCAGACTATGGTCCGCATGGTGGCGTTCATTCTCCCCTGAAGTTCCCGGGAGACCAGGGTCTGTCTGTAGCTGACCTAGGTCATGTTGTAGATCAATACCGGTTCTGGGTAATCTGCGTCGGATTTCGGCGTCAGAGCAAGACTGGAAACTCTCGTCGAATTCATACATCAAACTTCACCATCTTGGTTTCTGTCCACTCATGTCCGCAGTGTCTGCACTTGCAGGAATGCCTGTATTCCACGACCGCCTTTGGAATATCGATTGAATAGGGACGTCCTCGTGTTCCAGCGAAAGGCTCTCCCTTGTGGATTTCATCGCTCGCAACCTCTCTCTTGACTACCTGTTTCGTGAATGGTCGGTGGCATTTAGGGCAGAGGATGCTCAACACTCATTCTTGCCTTGCTTGCGTTCTGTATTAGGGTTAGACATTTGTTCTCCCCTGGGACTTCGATTCCCGCAAAGTCGGGTGGGTCTTTTCCTTCAAGGCCTCGTGAGGCCTAATGAAGTTGTGGAAGATTCGATAGCCAGTCAGGATGGGCGTGTCGGCTCTCTTGAGGCCTCTGAAGGTCTTTTCCCTGTCCCGAATCTCCCCGTTGAGCCTCTCCATCTTGTTGTTGTGGATTCTCCCCGCGAGGCGAATCTCCTTGATGTGGACTGGCTTCACCGCGTCGTCGTTGTAGGCGTTCCTGTATTCCTTCTTGAACGCCCGATGGTATGAGCCGAGGCCGTCAGTGATGAGGGTCTGAGGCTTTTTCCCCGCGACTTCCGCGCTCTTGACGAAGAGGCTTCTCGCACGAAGAAGATAAGAGATGGCCGGTCGGCTCGAACCCATGGACGAAGCCAAGGCTGCCTACGTGGTAGAGGCAGTCAGGACACCGATCGGAAAGTACGGCGGGATTCTCCGCGACGTCAGGCCAGACGACCTCGGCGCACTCATGATTAGGAAGATTGTGGAGAGAACAAGGCTCGATTCTTCGGCGGTGGATGATGTTTACTTTGGGTGCTCGAACCAGGGGGGAGAGGATAATCGCAACGTGGCGAGGATGGCGGTGCTTCTCGCAGGATTGCCTCACACGGTTCCCGGTGCGACTGTCAACAGGCTCTGCGGATCGGGGCTTGAGGCCGTGAATGACGCCGCCAGGGTCGTTCTCTCAGGAGAGGGAGATCTTTTGATCGCAGGAGGGGTCGAGAGCATGACAAGGGCTCCTCTGGTTGGGCTCAAGCCAGAGCACGCTTACAAGAGGGGCGGCCTGACTCTGGTCGATAGCACCATAGGGTGGAGGTTTGCGAACCCCGCGTTCCCATCGGAGTATCCGCTCTACTCCATGGGGGAGACCGCAGAGAACCTCGCGGAGAAGTACAAGATCAGCAGAGAGGCACAGGACGAATTCGCATTTGGCAGTCATCGGAAGGCCGTGGGGGCACAGGAATCGGGAAGGTTTGTTGAGGAAGTCATCCCCGTAAACACCTCAGAGTCGCCGGACGGAGTGGATTCTGACGAGGGGCCACGAAAGGACACGTCCCTTGAGAAGCTCGCGAAACTCAAGCCGGCGTTTAGAGAGCGGGGGACGGTCACAGCCGGGAACTCGTCCGGGATCAACGACGGGGCGGCCGCCATGTTGATAGCAAGTCATCAAGCGATCGAGAAGCATGGTTTGAAGCCCGTTGCCAAGTATCTGGGGAGCGTTACTGCGGGCGTCCACCCGAGCTACATGGGCATAGGACCTGTAGACGCTACGAATAAGCTGCTAGGGAGACTGGGAATGAAACTGGAGGAGTTCGGGGTCATCGAGATCAACGAGGCGTTCGCAGCCCAAGTCCTCGCCTGCGTCGAGGAGATGCCAGGATTCGGGACGGAGAAAGTGAACCCGAACGGTGGAGCTATCGCGCTGGGGCACCCCCTGGGATGCAGCGGTGCGAGGCTGGTGACCACCCTTGTCTATGAGATGAAGAGGACGGGAAGTAGGTACGGCCTGGCGACCATGTGCATCGGGGTAGGCCAGGGAATCTCGACGGCCTTCGAGCTAGTGAAGTAAGAGTTATCTCCCAGCGAAGCTCTCCCGGCATTCGTCGTGCAGGCAGAAACTGTCCCCACCTACGAGATGTTCATCGGGGGGGCCTGGGTCCCTTCGCATTCAGGCAGGATCTACCCAGTCTTCAATCCCGCATTGGGCCAGGTGCTCGCGCACGTTCCGAAGGGAGACGTGGACGACGTGAACACTGCGGTGGACGCGGCCAAGAAGGCGTTCGAGAACCCAGCCTGGAGGTCGATGGACCCAAGCAAGAGGGGGAGAATCCTCTACAAGGTGTCGCAGGCCCTTCGGGAAAGGCTGGCCGACTTCGCGAAGCTTGAGACGTCGAACAATGGCAAACCCCTGGGCCAGGCGAAGGGGGACGTGGCCATGGCAGCGCGCCACTTCGAATACTTCGCGGGGCTCGCCGACAAGATACAGGGGAGCACCATATCCGTGCCCGGAAACCGCCTTGATTATACCGTCAAGGAACCGCTGGGGGTGACTGCCCATATCGTTCCCTGGAACTACCCCCTCGTGATGGCCGCGAGGAGCATGGCCCCTGCTCTGGCAGCTGGGAATACGGTTGTCGCGAAGCCGGCCTCTTTCACTCCGATAACCCTGCTCAAGTTCGCAGAAGTCTGCAAGGAAGCTGGACTTCCGGACGGAGTCGTCAATGTCATCACCGGGGGCGGGGATGAGGTGGGGGGAGCACTGGCGAGGCACAGGGACGTCAAGCTGGTGGCTTTGACCGGGTCCGTGGAGACCGGGATGAGCGTGATGGCCCTCGCCTCGACGAATCTGACCAGGACAGTGATGGAGCTGGGGGGGAAGAACCCGACAATGGTCTTCGGCGACGCCGACTTGGTCAAAGCTTCCAGGGGAGTGCTCAACGGGATATTCACCAACGCAGGGCAGATGTGTTGGGCGGGGTCGAGGCTTCTGGTGGAATCAGGGGTGAAGGACGCCCTCATGACCAAGCTCGTGGGCGGAGCGAAGTCCATGCGGCTCGGGAACGGTATGGAACCAGAAACGACCATGGGACCGCTGGTCGCAGACTCGCACAGGAGGAAGGTGGGCGGGTACGTGGAGCTTGGAATCGCCGAGGGGGCCAAGGTGGCGACGGGGGGGTCGGCCCCAGAGTCGGAGGGGCTCGGGACGGGCTACTTCTACAGCCCGACGATACTCGACGAAGTTTCGCAGGACATGCGGGTGGCGAGGGAGGAGATTTTCGGACCGGTGCTCACGGTCACGACCTTCGAGACTCAGGATGATGCGGTGGCGAAAGCCAACGATTCGGACTACGGCCTATGGGCGGGCGTGTGGACAAAGGACTTGGCAAGGGCCCACAGGGTCGCAGGGTCGGTCGAGGCCGGGATAGTCACGATCAACGAAGAACCTCTCACGTTCCCGCAGACGCCCTTTGGGGGGTTCAAGAGGAGCGGGAACAGCTCGGAGCAGGGGATGGATGCGATTCATTCTTACGTCCGCGTGAAGAACGTCTCCGTGAACCTGGACTAGGCCGACTTCCAGAGGTCTTCCTTCTTTCCTGCCTTCCTGTTCACACTCCGGGACAGGTTGAACAGGTAGGACGAGAGCCTGTTGAAGAATGGCACCAGTTCAGTGTTCATGGGCTCGGCCTTCGAAGCGGTCAGTATCCGTCTTTCTGCCCTCCGGCAGACGGCCCTGGCCAACTGCAGGTTGGCCCCGACGAGGGAACCGCCTGGAAGAATGAAGTTCTTCAACGTCGGCTGGCCCGCCAGGAGTCTGTCGGTCATGATCTCGAGCCGGGCGGTGTCTGCGCTGGAGATCCGCGGAACCGCCGTGGAGACTCCGAGCTCCGAAGCGGCGTCGGCGCCCGCCACAAAGAGCCATCGCTGGACCTCCCTCAACTCAGCGTTGATCTTCCTGTTCTTCGACTGCGCTATGATGACCCCGAGAAGACTGTTGAGCTCGTCGATGGTGCCGTAGGCTTCGACGCGCGGAGAATCTTTTGGAACCCTTTTCGGCCCGTAGAGCGATGTCTCGCCCCTGTCGCCGCGCCGCGTGTACAACGGGGTTCGGATTTAATCGCGTCAAATAAACAATGTTAAACCAAACAAGCACATCTTTTCCAGTAGGAAGGAATTTATGCGAACCTTCCAGGAAGATGGAGGCGAATCGCACAACGACGTTCGACTTTGAAGCCGGACATCTGTACACCCCCCAGGAAGCGTCCAAACTCCTCCCGGACATCAAACCCAAGGTGAAGGAGCTGATCGAGAGGAAGAAGATGGTCGTCCAACTTCACACCGAGCTCGAGAGGTACAACCTTCTTGGCTTCAGGACGGCCGAGGTGGCGGAGAAGGCGGCCATCCTGGATGCGTTGGTGGAAGGGATGACCAAGAAGATCGAGGAGTTGGAAGACCTTGGAGTGCAGGTGAAGGACCTGGACTTTGGGCTGATAGATTTCCCTGCCGAGAGGTATGGAGAACATGTGATGCTCTGCTGGAAGTATGGGGAAGCTGATGTCTCCTACTGGCACAAGCCCGACGAAGGCTACAACGGGCGCAAGCCGTTGAAGATTCAGCTCATCCAACCCTAGCCGGCAAGGATTCGCCTGGCGTTCGTCGTAAGTAGCTTTTCTGCCACCCCGGGCTTCAGTCTCGGCCTGAGGTTCGCCTCGAAATCGTCCATCCATTCCTTCTGTCTCAGCATCGGGTAGTCTGTTCCGAACAAGAACCTGTCCTTGAGGATCCCGTTCAGGTAGGGCAAGACGCTCTGGGGGATGTATTTGGGTTTCCAGCCGGAAACGTCGATGGAAACATTGGGGTTGCGCAGGGCAGTGGCGATGGTCACGTCCGGCCAGGGCCACCCGAAGTGCGCCATGATGACCTTCAGGTCTGGGAAGTCCTGGCAGACTTCGTCGAAGAACTCCGGCTTGCTGTACTTGATGTCGCAGTCGCCAAGCCCGGTCGTGCCCGTGTGGAACAGAATCGGGACCCCCGCATCCTGGCAGAACTCGTAGAGTGGATACATCCTCCGCTGGTCGTTGGGATAGACTGAGTTGGCGCTGCTGTGGATTTTCAAGCCACGGAGGCCGAGGTTCTTGACAGCCCTTCTAAGCTCGCGCACCCCCTCCGCGCCCGCATTGGGGTCGACCCCGGCGAAGGCTACGAGCCTGTCCCCCGACTTGCGTGCGAGTTCAGCGAGCTGGTCATTCTTCATGGTGTAGTTCCTGAAGCTGGAATTGTTCGTTGCGTGTGTGTCCTGGCCGAGGAT
This portion of the Nitrososphaerota archaeon genome encodes:
- a CDS encoding cob(I)yrinic acid a,c-diamide adenosyltransferase produces the protein MYTRRGDRGETSLYGPKRVPKDSPRVEAYGTIDELNSLLGVIIAQSKNRKINAELREVQRWLFVAGADAASELGVSTAVPRISSADTARLEIMTDRLLAGQPTLKNFILPGGSLVGANLQLARAVCRRAERRILTASKAEPMNTELVPFFNRLSSYLFNLSRSVNRKAGKKEDLWKSA
- a CDS encoding Nif3-like dinuclear metal center hexameric protein, giving the protein MQLALGMARMSKVPADSGVWVPGKDIQKVLFALDAGAPELILAKEKGYDLLIAHHPVGPARLTFPRVVERHVGFMMEKGVPEEVAERATEELVSRIEVKAHPTNYQQDVDFAKKLGIPFMNIHLPIDQVTREFLLGAIGRSRARTVGELVDKLERIPEFRKAKTRIEVRMGERKDPLGKWVLVFAAGTNGGFPVATAYFDHGIDTVIYLHIDYDELIRLRKDSKGSLVVLGHMAGDSIGINLFLRKLRTRGIRSDTLGVVR
- a CDS encoding aldehyde dehydrogenase family protein, with the protein product MQAETVPTYEMFIGGAWVPSHSGRIYPVFNPALGQVLAHVPKGDVDDVNTAVDAAKKAFENPAWRSMDPSKRGRILYKVSQALRERLADFAKLETSNNGKPLGQAKGDVAMAARHFEYFAGLADKIQGSTISVPGNRLDYTVKEPLGVTAHIVPWNYPLVMAARSMAPALAAGNTVVAKPASFTPITLLKFAEVCKEAGLPDGVVNVITGGGDEVGGALARHRDVKLVALTGSVETGMSVMALASTNLTRTVMELGGKNPTMVFGDADLVKASRGVLNGIFTNAGQMCWAGSRLLVESGVKDALMTKLVGGAKSMRLGNGMEPETTMGPLVADSHRRKVGGYVELGIAEGAKVATGGSAPESEGLGTGYFYSPTILDEVSQDMRVAREEIFGPVLTVTTFETQDDAVAKANDSDYGLWAGVWTKDLARAHRVAGSVEAGIVTINEEPLTFPQTPFGGFKRSGNSSEQGMDAIHSYVRVKNVSVNLD
- a CDS encoding acetyl-CoA C-acyltransferase; this translates as MAGRLEPMDEAKAAYVVEAVRTPIGKYGGILRDVRPDDLGALMIRKIVERTRLDSSAVDDVYFGCSNQGGEDNRNVARMAVLLAGLPHTVPGATVNRLCGSGLEAVNDAARVVLSGEGDLLIAGGVESMTRAPLVGLKPEHAYKRGGLTLVDSTIGWRFANPAFPSEYPLYSMGETAENLAEKYKISREAQDEFAFGSHRKAVGAQESGRFVEEVIPVNTSESPDGVDSDEGPRKDTSLEKLAKLKPAFRERGTVTAGNSSGINDGAAAMLIASHQAIEKHGLKPVAKYLGSVTAGVHPSYMGIGPVDATNKLLGRLGMKLEEFGVIEINEAFAAQVLACVEEMPGFGTEKVNPNGGAIALGHPLGCSGARLVTTLVYEMKRTGSRYGLATMCIGVGQGISTAFELVK
- a CDS encoding amidohydrolase family protein codes for the protein MPIDFHVHPWTRSFMKKNGPIMKACRFFKVDVSKLPSSTDQLLEEMDEAGVHIAVILGQDTHATNNSSFRNYTMKNDQLAELARKSGDRLVAFAGVDPNAGAEGVRELRRAVKNLGLRGLKIHSSANSVYPNDQRRMYPLYEFCQDAGVPILFHTGTTGLGDCDIKYSKPEFFDEVCQDFPDLKVIMAHFGWPWPDVTIATALRNPNVSIDVSGWKPKYIPQSVLPYLNGILKDRFLFGTDYPMLRQKEWMDDFEANLRPRLKPGVAEKLLTTNARRILAG
- a CDS encoding DUF2203 domain-containing protein; the encoded protein is MEANRTTTFDFEAGHLYTPQEASKLLPDIKPKVKELIERKKMVVQLHTELERYNLLGFRTAEVAEKAAILDALVEGMTKKIEELEDLGVQVKDLDFGLIDFPAERYGEHVMLCWKYGEADVSYWHKPDEGYNGRKPLKIQLIQP
- a CDS encoding enoyl-CoA hydratase-related protein, whose amino-acid sequence is MNLETVKTEAKKGVYWITLNRPDKLNAFNEQMGIDLMEALKEGEKATEVRCLVLTGEGRAFSVGEDLNTNRASYDSGKPNLLGEVLKRKYNPIVQRIRKMDKPVLAGVNGVTAGAGLGLALACDMRAASEKATFHEAFIKVGLAPDSGTSFWLTRILGLAKAMEVGLLGEPIGSTMALNLGLVNWVFPDDRFRDELIEIAERLASGPTRAMGLTKRALNRAIVVDMDSALEYETYLQDIAGRTKDHVEGVRAFFEKREANFSGQ
- a CDS encoding enoyl-CoA hydratase-related protein gives rise to the protein MNYETIAASKEGALGVITLSRPDAMNALNTKMVNELVSALGEFETDDGVRCVVIAGSERAFSAGADIKEMADMTAVQMTMTGHFFPLWDRVGRYPKPIVGALSGFVLGGGLELAMCCDVLIASETVQLGQPEIDIGVIPGGGGTQRLTRAVGKYKAMEMVLTGKRIGAEEAKTLGLVSRVVPKEAYLTEAKKVANEIAARSPVAVRLAKMAVNKAFEMGLSDGLDFERELFYLLFASEDKVEGMKAFMEKRKPEFKGK